The following proteins are co-located in the Castor canadensis chromosome 5, mCasCan1.hap1v2, whole genome shotgun sequence genome:
- the Znf217 gene encoding zinc finger protein 217 isoform X1, with the protein MPTQSLLVYMDGPEVIGGSLGTQMEVDDAMSIKGATAVPFRASQEKNIIQIEGYMPLDCMFCNQTFTHADDLNKHVLMQHRPTLCEPAVLRVEAEYLSPLDKSQVRTEPLKDKNGKENEEFSCEVCGQTFRVAFDVEIHMKKHKDSFTYGCNMCGRRFKEPWFLKNHMRTHNGKSGAKSKLQQGLESPVTINEVVQAHVAGSISSPYKICMVCGFLFPNKENLIEHSKVHTKETASSASNAQSDPQEEGVPSPREELLQFLNLRPKAHLETTRKPVVCIPQLDPFTTYQAWQLATKGKVAIAQEEVKEPGQEGSTDNDDSCSEKEELGEIWSGNKSEGSGKSKTNKSSCTSLSQDKEKARQANGEVPSADADPKLAGNKEKPTHCSECGKAFRTYHQLVLHSRVHKKDRRADAESPTMSVDGRQPRTCSPDLATPLDDSGTGDRVEGGSEDGSEDGLPDGLHVDKNDDGGKIKHLTSSRECSYCGKFFRSNYYLNIHLRTHTGEKPYKCEFCDYAAAQKTSLRYHLERHHKDRQMTDAAAEVKNEGKSQETQDALLAADSVQTKNLKRFFDGAKDIKGSPPAKQLKETPSVFPNVLSSAVLSPAHKDTQDFPKRAADDSTDQVGKAAAPAYVDMLKKRPAGEPQASSLVGNSEADLAPADVSAARCGDIGHKEKQMETTADCKPGADCQEKPLNLSLGAFHSCPAISLSKSLIPSITCPFCTFKTFYPEVLMMHQRLEHKYNPDIHKNCRNRSLLRSRRTGCPPALLGKDVPPLPSLHKAKSKAALPAQPKSLPLEKGRQGPSGPGKAPLTLGTDSSTLAPSNLKSQRPPQSTGGPGAVRQQPSEMFSKTSVSSTLDKTKRSETKLKPLPAASSHAAVLSSSNSNGSMDYPPKGEGPWAPPGRDYFCHRSASSNSVETGEPLPKRLKPNVVALEVEQSGPNSRRGYELPKYHVVRSIPSLLPQECVCPPPVLPPKPRFLSSGDMESPSVLTVPKPYSGSGLFTCGPAGHPAPSPALEGKRPVSYQHLSSSVLQKRDYENFIGNAHYRPNDKKT; encoded by the exons ATGCCAACTCAATCCCTCCTTGTGTACATGGATGGACCAGAAGTCATTGGTGGTTCCCTTGGCACCCAGATGGAGGTAGATGATGCCATGTCAATCAAAGGGGCCACTGCTGTTCCTTTCAGAGCTtctcaagagaaaaatataatccAGATAGAAGGATATATGCCCTTGGACTGCATGTTTTGCAACCAGACCTTCACACATGCAGACGACCTTAATAAACATGTCTTAATGCAACATCGGCCTACCCTATGCGAGCCCGCAGTTCTGCGTGTGGAAGCGGAATATCTCAGTCCTCTCGATAAAAGTCAAGTGCGAACAGAACCTCTGAAGGACAAGAAtggcaaagaaaatgaagaatttagCTGTGAAGTGTGTGGGCAGACATTCAGAGTTGCTTTTGATGTTGAGATCcatatgaagaaacacaaggactCTTTCACGTATGGGTGCAACATGTGTGGACGGAGGTTCAAGGAGCCGTGGTTCCTGAAAAATCACATGCGGACACACAATGGCAAATCGGGCGCCAAGAGCAAGTTGCAGCAGGGCCTGGAGAGTCCGGTCACGATCAACGAGGTGGTCCAGGCTCACGTGGCTGGGAGCATCTCGTCTCCTTACAAAATCTGCATGGTTTGTGGCTTCCTCTTTCCGAATAAAGAGAATCTCATTGAACACAGCAAGGTGCACACCAAAGAAACTGCCTCCAGTGCCAGCAATGCACAGAGCGACCCCCAGGAAGAGGGCGTGCCATCCCCCAGGGAAGAGCTGCTGCAGTTTTTAAACCTAAGACCCAAAGCTCACCTGGAGACCACTAGGAAGCCCGTTGTGTGCATCCCGCAGCTCGACCCGTTCACCACCTATCAGGCGTGGCAGCTGGCCACCAAAGGAAAGGTTGCCATTGCTCAAGAAGAGGTGAAGGAGCCAGGGCAAGAAGGGAGCACTGACAATGATGACTCATGTTCAGAGAAAGAAGAACTTGGAGAGATTTGGAGTGGGAATAAATCAGAAGGTTCTGGAAagtccaaaacaaataaaagcagttGTACCAGCCTCTCGCAAGACAAAGAGAAGGCCAGACAGGCCAATGGTGAAGTGCCTTCTGCAGATGCAGATCCCAAGTTGGCCGGTAACAAGGAGAAGCCCACGCACTGCTCTGAGTGCGGCAAGGCCTTTAGGACCTACCACCAGCTGGTCCTGCACTCCCGAGTGCACAAGAAGGATCGGAGGGCCGACGCTGAGTCACCAACCATGTCTGTAGATGGAAGGCAACCCAGGACGTGCTCCCCGGACCTCGCCACTCCTCTGGATGACAGCGGGACCGGGGACCGAGTTGAAGGGGGTTCTGAAGATGGGTCCGAGGATGGGCTCCCTGATGGGCTGCATGTGG ATAAAAACGATGatggaggaaaaataaagcaTCTCACATCCTCGAGGGAGTGTAGCTATTGTGGGAAGTTTTTCCGTTCAAATTATTACCTCAATATTCATCTCAGAACGCACACAG GTGAAAAACCGTATAAATGTGAATTCTGTGACTATGCCGCAGCCCAGAAGACATCTCTGAGGTACCACTTGGAGAGACACCACAAGGACAGACAGATGACTGACGCTGCTGCCGAAGTGAAGAATGAAGGCAAAAGTCAGGAGACCCAAGATGCACTGTTAGCCGCCGACAGTGTGCAGACCAAAAATTTAAAGAGATTTTTTGATGGTGCCAAAGATATTAAAGGCAGCCCACCTGCCAAGCAGCTTAAGGAGACGCCTTCTGTCTTCCCGAATGTTCTGAGCAGTGCCGTCCTCTCACCAGCACACAAAGATACTCAGGATTTCCCTAAACGTGCAGCTGACGACAGCACTGATCAAGTGGGCAAAGCGGCTGCTCCTGCTTATGTGGACATGTTGAAAAAGAGACCAGCGGGTGAACCTCAGGCCAGTAGCCTTGTCGGTAACTCGGAAGCAGACTTGGCTCCTGCAGATGTCAGCGCTGCCCGGTGTGGCGACATCGGCCACAAAGAGAAGCAGATGGAGACCACGGCCGATTGCAAGCCTGGTGCGGACTGTCAGGAAAAACCTTTGAACTTGTCCCTTGGGGCCTTTCACAGTTGCCCTGCAATCTCTCTGAGTAAAAGTCTCATCCCCAGTATCACCTGCCCATTTTGTACCTTCAAGACTTTTTATCCAGAAGTTCTAATGATGCACCAGAGGCTGGAGCACAAGTACAACCCCGACATTCACAAAAACTGCAGGAACAGGTCTTTGCTGAGGAGCAGACGGACTGGCTGCCCTCCTGCCCTGCTGGGCAAAGATGTGCCTCCCTTGCCCAGCCTCCACAAAGCCAAGTCCAAGGCTGCTCTCCCAGCGCAGCCCAAATCTCTGCCGCTAGAGAAGGGGCGGCAGGGCCCCTCAGGGCCAGGCAAAGCCCCTCTGACTTTAGGGACAGACTCCAGCACTTTAGCGCCAAGTAACCTGAAGTCACAGAGGCCACCACAGAGCACTGGGGGCCCAGGGGCTGTCAGACAGCAGCCATCGGAGATGTTTTCCAAGACCAGTGTTTCTTCCACTCTGGATAAAACGAAAAGGTCGGAGACAAAGTTGAAACCACTGCCAGCAGCCTCTTCCCACGCTGCCGTGCTCAGCAGCAGTAATAGCAATGGATCCATGGACTACCCTCCAAAGGGCGAGGGCCCCTGGGCTCCTCCAGGGAGGGACTATTTCTGCCATCGGAGTGCTAGCAGTAACTCAGTAGAGACTGGCGAGCCGCTTCCCAAAAGACTCAAGCCCAACGTGGTAGCCCTTGAGGTGGAGCAGTCTGGGCCCAACAGCAGAAGGGGCTATGAGCTGCCCAAGTACCACGTGGTCAGGAGCATCCCCTCACTGCTGCCCCAGGAATGTGTGTGCCCACCGCCAGTGCTGCCCCCCAAACCCAGGTTCCTGAGTTCTGGGGACATGGAGTCTCCGAGCGTGCTGACGGTGCCGAAGCCCTACAGCGGCTCGGGGCTGTTCACCTGTGGCCCTGCTGGGCACCCTGCCCCCAGCCCAGCACTTGAAG GAAAGAGGCCTGTATCATACCAGCACTTATCTAGCAGCGTGCTACAGAAGAGAGACTATGAGAATTTCATTGGAAATGCACATTATCGACCAAATGACAAAAAAACTTGA
- the Znf217 gene encoding zinc finger protein 217 isoform X2 has product MPTQSLLVYMDGPEVIGGSLGTQMEVDDAMSIKGATAVPFRASQEKNIIQIEGYMPLDCMFCNQTFTHADDLNKHVLMQHRPTLCEPAVLRVEAEYLSPLDKSQVRTEPLKDKNGKENEEFSCEVCGQTFRVAFDVEIHMKKHKDSFTYGCNMCGRRFKEPWFLKNHMRTHNGKSGAKSKLQQGLESPVTINEVVQAHVAGSISSPYKICMVCGFLFPNKENLIEHSKVHTKETASSASNAQSDPQEEGVPSPREELLQFLNLRPKAHLETTRKPVVCIPQLDPFTTYQAWQLATKGKVAIAQEEVKEPGQEGSTDNDDSCSEKEELGEIWSGNKSEGSGKSKTNKSSCTSLSQDKEKARQANGEVPSADADPKLAGNKEKPTHCSECGKAFRTYHQLVLHSRVHKKDRRADAESPTMSVDGRQPRTCSPDLATPLDDSGTGDRVEGGSEDGSEDGLPDGLHVGEKPYKCEFCDYAAAQKTSLRYHLERHHKDRQMTDAAAEVKNEGKSQETQDALLAADSVQTKNLKRFFDGAKDIKGSPPAKQLKETPSVFPNVLSSAVLSPAHKDTQDFPKRAADDSTDQVGKAAAPAYVDMLKKRPAGEPQASSLVGNSEADLAPADVSAARCGDIGHKEKQMETTADCKPGADCQEKPLNLSLGAFHSCPAISLSKSLIPSITCPFCTFKTFYPEVLMMHQRLEHKYNPDIHKNCRNRSLLRSRRTGCPPALLGKDVPPLPSLHKAKSKAALPAQPKSLPLEKGRQGPSGPGKAPLTLGTDSSTLAPSNLKSQRPPQSTGGPGAVRQQPSEMFSKTSVSSTLDKTKRSETKLKPLPAASSHAAVLSSSNSNGSMDYPPKGEGPWAPPGRDYFCHRSASSNSVETGEPLPKRLKPNVVALEVEQSGPNSRRGYELPKYHVVRSIPSLLPQECVCPPPVLPPKPRFLSSGDMESPSVLTVPKPYSGSGLFTCGPAGHPAPSPALEGKRPVSYQHLSSSVLQKRDYENFIGNAHYRPNDKKT; this is encoded by the exons ATGCCAACTCAATCCCTCCTTGTGTACATGGATGGACCAGAAGTCATTGGTGGTTCCCTTGGCACCCAGATGGAGGTAGATGATGCCATGTCAATCAAAGGGGCCACTGCTGTTCCTTTCAGAGCTtctcaagagaaaaatataatccAGATAGAAGGATATATGCCCTTGGACTGCATGTTTTGCAACCAGACCTTCACACATGCAGACGACCTTAATAAACATGTCTTAATGCAACATCGGCCTACCCTATGCGAGCCCGCAGTTCTGCGTGTGGAAGCGGAATATCTCAGTCCTCTCGATAAAAGTCAAGTGCGAACAGAACCTCTGAAGGACAAGAAtggcaaagaaaatgaagaatttagCTGTGAAGTGTGTGGGCAGACATTCAGAGTTGCTTTTGATGTTGAGATCcatatgaagaaacacaaggactCTTTCACGTATGGGTGCAACATGTGTGGACGGAGGTTCAAGGAGCCGTGGTTCCTGAAAAATCACATGCGGACACACAATGGCAAATCGGGCGCCAAGAGCAAGTTGCAGCAGGGCCTGGAGAGTCCGGTCACGATCAACGAGGTGGTCCAGGCTCACGTGGCTGGGAGCATCTCGTCTCCTTACAAAATCTGCATGGTTTGTGGCTTCCTCTTTCCGAATAAAGAGAATCTCATTGAACACAGCAAGGTGCACACCAAAGAAACTGCCTCCAGTGCCAGCAATGCACAGAGCGACCCCCAGGAAGAGGGCGTGCCATCCCCCAGGGAAGAGCTGCTGCAGTTTTTAAACCTAAGACCCAAAGCTCACCTGGAGACCACTAGGAAGCCCGTTGTGTGCATCCCGCAGCTCGACCCGTTCACCACCTATCAGGCGTGGCAGCTGGCCACCAAAGGAAAGGTTGCCATTGCTCAAGAAGAGGTGAAGGAGCCAGGGCAAGAAGGGAGCACTGACAATGATGACTCATGTTCAGAGAAAGAAGAACTTGGAGAGATTTGGAGTGGGAATAAATCAGAAGGTTCTGGAAagtccaaaacaaataaaagcagttGTACCAGCCTCTCGCAAGACAAAGAGAAGGCCAGACAGGCCAATGGTGAAGTGCCTTCTGCAGATGCAGATCCCAAGTTGGCCGGTAACAAGGAGAAGCCCACGCACTGCTCTGAGTGCGGCAAGGCCTTTAGGACCTACCACCAGCTGGTCCTGCACTCCCGAGTGCACAAGAAGGATCGGAGGGCCGACGCTGAGTCACCAACCATGTCTGTAGATGGAAGGCAACCCAGGACGTGCTCCCCGGACCTCGCCACTCCTCTGGATGACAGCGGGACCGGGGACCGAGTTGAAGGGGGTTCTGAAGATGGGTCCGAGGATGGGCTCCCTGATGGGCTGCATGTGG GTGAAAAACCGTATAAATGTGAATTCTGTGACTATGCCGCAGCCCAGAAGACATCTCTGAGGTACCACTTGGAGAGACACCACAAGGACAGACAGATGACTGACGCTGCTGCCGAAGTGAAGAATGAAGGCAAAAGTCAGGAGACCCAAGATGCACTGTTAGCCGCCGACAGTGTGCAGACCAAAAATTTAAAGAGATTTTTTGATGGTGCCAAAGATATTAAAGGCAGCCCACCTGCCAAGCAGCTTAAGGAGACGCCTTCTGTCTTCCCGAATGTTCTGAGCAGTGCCGTCCTCTCACCAGCACACAAAGATACTCAGGATTTCCCTAAACGTGCAGCTGACGACAGCACTGATCAAGTGGGCAAAGCGGCTGCTCCTGCTTATGTGGACATGTTGAAAAAGAGACCAGCGGGTGAACCTCAGGCCAGTAGCCTTGTCGGTAACTCGGAAGCAGACTTGGCTCCTGCAGATGTCAGCGCTGCCCGGTGTGGCGACATCGGCCACAAAGAGAAGCAGATGGAGACCACGGCCGATTGCAAGCCTGGTGCGGACTGTCAGGAAAAACCTTTGAACTTGTCCCTTGGGGCCTTTCACAGTTGCCCTGCAATCTCTCTGAGTAAAAGTCTCATCCCCAGTATCACCTGCCCATTTTGTACCTTCAAGACTTTTTATCCAGAAGTTCTAATGATGCACCAGAGGCTGGAGCACAAGTACAACCCCGACATTCACAAAAACTGCAGGAACAGGTCTTTGCTGAGGAGCAGACGGACTGGCTGCCCTCCTGCCCTGCTGGGCAAAGATGTGCCTCCCTTGCCCAGCCTCCACAAAGCCAAGTCCAAGGCTGCTCTCCCAGCGCAGCCCAAATCTCTGCCGCTAGAGAAGGGGCGGCAGGGCCCCTCAGGGCCAGGCAAAGCCCCTCTGACTTTAGGGACAGACTCCAGCACTTTAGCGCCAAGTAACCTGAAGTCACAGAGGCCACCACAGAGCACTGGGGGCCCAGGGGCTGTCAGACAGCAGCCATCGGAGATGTTTTCCAAGACCAGTGTTTCTTCCACTCTGGATAAAACGAAAAGGTCGGAGACAAAGTTGAAACCACTGCCAGCAGCCTCTTCCCACGCTGCCGTGCTCAGCAGCAGTAATAGCAATGGATCCATGGACTACCCTCCAAAGGGCGAGGGCCCCTGGGCTCCTCCAGGGAGGGACTATTTCTGCCATCGGAGTGCTAGCAGTAACTCAGTAGAGACTGGCGAGCCGCTTCCCAAAAGACTCAAGCCCAACGTGGTAGCCCTTGAGGTGGAGCAGTCTGGGCCCAACAGCAGAAGGGGCTATGAGCTGCCCAAGTACCACGTGGTCAGGAGCATCCCCTCACTGCTGCCCCAGGAATGTGTGTGCCCACCGCCAGTGCTGCCCCCCAAACCCAGGTTCCTGAGTTCTGGGGACATGGAGTCTCCGAGCGTGCTGACGGTGCCGAAGCCCTACAGCGGCTCGGGGCTGTTCACCTGTGGCCCTGCTGGGCACCCTGCCCCCAGCCCAGCACTTGAAG GAAAGAGGCCTGTATCATACCAGCACTTATCTAGCAGCGTGCTACAGAAGAGAGACTATGAGAATTTCATTGGAAATGCACATTATCGACCAAATGACAAAAAAACTTGA